The region TAATTGGGTTTAAAGGAGGGATATTTTCTCTCTAATTTGGTTTTTACTTACTATGTTTGGTTGTGTTTTGCATGCACACGCTGAATGGATGTGCAGTTTGAAACATTTAGGGATccatttgtttagttttgttggaAAGAAAAATCACTGTTGAGATTTCAGTGTTTCATTGATGTCAGTGTCTAATGAGATTaagcaaaattgcttaaatcacccgATTTTCTCCAGAGAAAGACTCCAATAATGTCTCCTAAGAATCTGAATAATTCCTCaaattttttattcaaatgtcaGATATTTAAATATGAGCTTCATTTGTGTCTATTTGAATTATTACACAATTGAAATTTTAGGAGAAATCTACTGAGACAAATATGACACTCAATGAGGCTGTGAATAAACATCCATTTGGCAATAATATTTTCTTCTGGATTAtgctaaataaaatatgtaatggccctttcttttttttcttttttttttaagaataggtAATGATGGGGAAGGATTACAATATAAATTTAGTGATTTAGATATAACATATACTGGATAATGTACAGTTTAGTTATATTTTGTgatcattattcattattaatgaattattattattttgtgatcaTTATTTGTAATCATAAGCATTATCTCGCTTATGCattctgactaaatatataaatatgtgaagaTGAAACATTGATTcaagtattaataaataattatttaattttattaccattttttatgtgttatttttaaagcaaatagTTGATTACAAGGTACAAAACAATCAAcctagcaaaaaataaaataataatattgcaacAATATTGCagcaatttcattttatttatatactattgtagcatttattgatattattaataagcttttattgatatatataagCTGTCGTTGtaagttttaataatttgatgtgaatttatttttcatttctatttatttatttattatttatttatatgtttagcatttttgctaaatatattgcttttaaactttaaaaatagaatatatataaatttttattgcttttaaatTTAGTTAAGGCTATATTTCTAACTAAAGTTTTTGAAGTAATTTTTTTCATCCAATTTAATGTAtacataatttcagttttagctatATAACAGTGTACAGTTATAATAATACTTGGAGTATTATTACTGTACAATGGTATTTAACTAAAAGTATAATGTGTTCTAAGATCATATTCACTGCAGTTGCTGTCATCATTTTACATGGCAGTGATATTTTGCTATCATTTAAGTACTAATAtagttttattagtatttataattttttttaaatatatgttttgttttcttttttttttaaatgtctggatagtttttagcaatttttatttcagttttatatatatatatatatatcaggttaaactaaatgaaaagtttattttattttacttttagttaacattcattttatttcaagtaatgatttTTTAAAGTTTCTAGTTTTTAGTGAACCATAATAATCCTGGAGAACGCGGACAAGCACCACTCAACAAAATTAAGTACAAGATTATCTATGCATCTGTTTATGTACGACTACACTGACGCATTAACGTTTCTGTTTTTCAGAATGTAAAGCAATATTTGATAAGATGGCATCTCTTAACCATTCCACCTCCATTCTGCCTTCCTGCACCTACGAGGAGGACTTCAAGCGCTTCCTCCTCCCCTCCGTCTACAGCCTGGTCTTCATCTTTGGACTGCCGCTCAACTTCATCATCATCCTGCGGATCTGGGGCTCCTGGCACACTCTAACGCGGACCAAAATCTACATGCTGAATCTAGCGGTGGCAGACTTCCTGTACGTCTGTTCACTTCCGCTTCTCATATACAACTACGCCAGCAAAGACTACTGGCCTTTCGGTGACTTCACCTGCCGCTTGGTTCGCTTCCAGTTCTACAGCAACCTGCACGGAAGCATCTTCTTCCTCACGTGCATCAGCTTCCAGCGCTACATGGGCATCTGCCATCCGCTGACGGTGTGGCCCAGACAAGGTGGACGCAGGCTGGCGTGGTTGGTCTGCGCTGGCGTCTGGGTGGCTGTCGCGGTTCTCTGCGCTCCAACGTTCGAGTTCGCCGCCACCGGCATCCAGCGCAACCGCACGGTGTGCTACGACCTCAGCGTTCCAGAGCGCTCCACAGCGTACTTCCCATACGGCATCGCTTTGACCTGTCTGGGCTTCGTCGTGCCCTTTCTAGTGATCCTGGTGCTATACTGCAAAATGGCAAGGGTTCTCTGGCAGGTCGGCGAAGCTCAAGAAGCCGTGGCCGTAGAGAGGAAGAATAAAGCCGTGAGGATGATCATTATTGTGATGCTGGTGTTCGCCATCAGCTTCTTGCCGTTCCACATGACAAAGACGCTCTACTTGCTGGTGAGGACCTTTCCCACGGCCCCCTGCGAACTGAGGAACCTGCTGTCTGTGGTCTACAAATGCACCAGACCCTTCGCCAGCATGAACAGCGTTCTGGACCCCATTCTGTTCTACTTCACCCAGCCGCAGTACAGACGCAGCACCAGGAGTCTGCTGCTCAAGATCACCTCGCTCAGAGACAAAGTTGACAAAATCTGACTGGAACACACCTGATTGGGTCAGAAATAACTGTGTTAAAGCAAGACACTACAATCAAAGCCAtcgtttttttttcctccactaTACATATTTGAGTTTTTTAAGGCTAAGGTTTACAAATTAGTATCTTTTGACAGGGTACCACCGTAGTGACAGTTTTGTAAATTTATTTGTGAGAGTGTAGTGGAAAATTACATTCAAAACACACATCACTAAAAGAAAACAGACATGCCCCTAATCAAAATAATCACACCCCTGTTTTGATAGCTCCGCCCCCAATTCTTTAACATGCTTTGCAACTCAGGGCACTTCCCCCCATCATTAGTGGACACGCCCCTtgctgctgattggctacaagtgtgttctGGAGATCTATCCAATCCGCTTTCAACAGCCTTTCTCAGAAATCGATTACTGCATCTTCTTTATTAAGTGTTTATTTAGACACTATTTCAGTTACAGTACATATCTATAAAAGCTCTTTTCTCGaaatgattttagttttttctCATACACTAATCTAaaaatctccacttcagcagcacatACATCACACCAAATGTTTTTAGAAGGGTTTGTTCAAGGGTTATTATACGTAGTTACTACAActgaaaccattaaaaaaaaaccatttctgatacttgaaaaaaaataaatgctaactgaaataaagtaataattaaatttaatttaaagctgATTGTCAGTGCAGCATTTTTGTTTAATTAGtgtaaagtattaaaataactaaaactaaataatatataaaaactatatgaacataaaaaaatactaataaaacaaaaacaacaaaattgctaaaaatgtagctacaagtgaaaacaaaaaatataaaaatcttattTAGAATGCTTTAAAAGTATATCAATGATACTGaaatttattaatataacatactttatatgacattttattttctgaaaacatgatgAAAATATTTGTTTCCTGGATGTTGACAGTATTTTGTGATTGGtgaagagaaaatccaaaaaaaatcctctctaaaaaaatatatataccaaCCAAATGATacaagaattttattttttattttttttgcagcaaaATAGTTTgatttttttcactttatttatgatttttgacAGCTTACACTCTGTTGTGCCTTTtttcaaacaacaacaaataaaacccCAACATAGAAGACAACATAATTAGACATTTAAGGTTAGAAAATAAAGCAGTTTAAATACCATTAAACCAAACCAACAAAAGACAAacaagacaaataataataataataaataaataaatacaaataatataataataataataaataaaatagaattaagaCGTGGCTGATTTTCCATGACATGGTATagtgcacattttaaaattttccatATATTTTAAGAATGGCTGCCATGCTTTATTAAATTTAGACAATGAACCAGTTAGAGTACATCTCATCTTCTCCATGTTTAAAAACTTCATAATGTCAGCGATCCATTGGTCATGTGTTGGGGGATGTTCCTGTTTCCACCTTAAGAGTATGAGACGCCGTGCAAGCAAAGAGGCAAAAGCTATAGCGTTCGAATAGTGTTTAGTTAAAGAAATGCTAGAGGGTACCACCCCAAAAAGTGCAGTCAAAACAGAGGGACTAAAATTAACTCTATACACCTCAGAAAAAGTGTTGAATATAGATGTCCAATATTTATTGAGATTAGGACATGTCCAGAAGGTATGCAAAAGTGAACCAATATCTGCTTTACAGCGATTACACATTGGATCACTTTCTGGATAAAACTTAGCCAAAATGTAAAGACTCACTGTAGTTTGATAGTTAAACATTTACCCTGCAGTGTCTCCAATTAGTAGGCTGTGTGGATGTTGAAACTGAAAAAAgtcaatatttaaatacaaaacatcCAATGCATTAAATACCTGTACTGTGAAAATTGTACATAATGGTTGAAGATATTCTTATAGATTGATTCAgtgttacaaaaaattatttatgatGACTGAAACTATCATACATCACCCTATGGACATcgcagtttccacaaatatatggAAGTAACACAACATTttcaatcagaaatgtttcttgagaaatgttttaaaattcagccttgcatcacaggaatcaattacattttaatatatattcaaatagaaaaccgttatttgaaatcacaatattactgtttttgctattttgaccgaataaatgcaggcttggtgaggaGAAGCATACTGTATATGCGTGATATTTAGGATAAATAGGTGCACTGAGACGGTGATGTGTGGAATTATGGATGAGAGATAGAGATGAATGAGAGCATTTGGAATGGAAAGAATAACACCATCTGTTTAACAGACTGCATCTGCTGCACATTATCTCTAGGTCATTATCAGATGTTTGATGGTTTAATAACACTTTGTACAGCTCAACATGCATATGATGAAACATCTTGTCCTACTAGAGAAGGATCTTGTTTTAACAACACAGAGCTTTGTACAAAGACATATTTGCACTGCCTGTACCGTCATTGTGTTTCCATGAAGCAGTTTAATCGCAGATGTAGATATCACATGTCTTCTAAGCTTTTATTTGACGTTTCAACGTGACCAaaaactacaaatagaaatggctGGGTTTACAGTATGGTAAAACAAATCCTGTAGCATTGTTGTGAGTGTGAATGTATTTTAGTCATTTGGCCAGTATTATCTTTGTGagtttttaaatatgaatgaatTTCACCTTATTATGTCTGATTGGAGAAGAGCCTTTTTCTTCAGTCTGCATGAACATGAAGCACTCTAAGTTCGGAGTGAAATATAACATACTATATTCTGCACTGTAAATACTGTATACTataccttgtttttttttatttaaattgtttgtgaAACTGCATGCATTATGCAGTGATAAACGTCAAACAGACACATTGTTGTTATGCAACCTTTCCATGTTGCATTATTAATTCAGCAAGTTACATTcagttattattaaattaaatcttcttttttttattttgcattttgaaaCCGGTTTTGTGCCTGTCTAATTAAATAATGGCTGTATTTTGGCAAATATAGTAGATCTTTAAGGTAttccatatatacagtatagaaataGTCGTAGTACTTTGCTATTTTAAGCATACTGTAAATACTACTAACTTATGATGTTAACTTGTGAGCATATTAAAAATTGCTATAATGTGACGAGCATTACTGTGGTTGTCTCTGTGAACTGCCAATAGGTGGCGTACTTGACTAACAAGCAGACGTGCTTTTTGCACATTAAACTGACTATTTGCTTCCTGGTTCAGCGCTAATTGTTGAACATTATTTGAGCATTTGCATAAggaaagtttaaaataatttaataatatatgacATGTAACTTTTGGtcaaaatgcatcattgtacccataTAATGATGAAAATAGCTTTTGTGTTATACAA is a window of Carassius carassius chromosome 23, fCarCar2.1, whole genome shotgun sequence DNA encoding:
- the LOC132101991 gene encoding P2Y purinoceptor 3, giving the protein MASLNHSTSILPSCTYEEDFKRFLLPSVYSLVFIFGLPLNFIIILRIWGSWHTLTRTKIYMLNLAVADFLYVCSLPLLIYNYASKDYWPFGDFTCRLVRFQFYSNLHGSIFFLTCISFQRYMGICHPLTVWPRQGGRRLAWLVCAGVWVAVAVLCAPTFEFAATGIQRNRTVCYDLSVPERSTAYFPYGIALTCLGFVVPFLVILVLYCKMARVLWQVGEAQEAVAVERKNKAVRMIIIVMLVFAISFLPFHMTKTLYLLVRTFPTAPCELRNLLSVVYKCTRPFASMNSVLDPILFYFTQPQYRRSTRSLLLKITSLRDKVDKI